A portion of the Pseudarthrobacter defluvii genome contains these proteins:
- a CDS encoding ArsR/SmtB family transcription factor, whose amino-acid sequence MQTLTHAPVLARFGYAVSDPTRARVLLALAEAPSYPSDLADSLAVSRQSMSNHLTCLRGCGLVVAVPDGRRSRYELADARIGHAIRDLLSVVLAVDPACCAPDGECLA is encoded by the coding sequence ATGCAGACCCTTACCCATGCCCCGGTGCTGGCCCGCTTCGGCTACGCGGTATCGGACCCCACCCGCGCCCGCGTGCTGCTGGCTCTTGCGGAGGCGCCGTCCTATCCGTCGGACCTGGCAGACAGCCTTGCCGTATCGCGGCAAAGCATGTCCAACCACCTGACCTGCCTGCGCGGCTGCGGCCTGGTGGTTGCTGTACCGGATGGGCGGCGGAGCCGCTATGAGCTGGCGGATGCGCGGATCGGACACGCCATCAGGGACCTGCTGAGCGTCGTCCTTGCAGTGGATCCTGCCTGCTGCGCGCCTGATGGAGAGTGCCTGGCATGA
- a CDS encoding MarR family winged helix-turn-helix transcriptional regulator, with translation MNPHGASEGYWYPLVEGAQPRAVDVINALREFRTSESAMRRRTRSSLAMGETDLLALRYLIDAEAAGIGIRPTELAARLGITSASMTSLVDRLVASGYVAREPHPTDRRAVILRPTPGADEEVRHNLNQMHKRMLEAAESLTPEEIKAVMHFLERMREAVDTVNAKPGVPRR, from the coding sequence ATGAACCCGCATGGTGCAAGCGAAGGCTACTGGTACCCACTCGTGGAGGGCGCCCAGCCCAGAGCCGTTGACGTGATTAACGCCCTCCGGGAGTTCCGGACATCCGAAAGTGCAATGAGAAGGCGCACCCGTTCCTCGTTGGCAATGGGGGAGACCGACCTTCTGGCCCTGCGCTACCTGATCGACGCGGAAGCTGCCGGCATCGGAATCCGGCCCACAGAACTCGCCGCCCGCCTGGGGATCACCTCAGCGTCGATGACCAGCCTCGTCGACCGTTTGGTGGCCAGCGGCTACGTTGCGCGCGAACCCCACCCCACCGACAGGCGCGCCGTGATTCTCCGGCCAACCCCCGGAGCTGACGAAGAGGTGCGGCACAACCTCAACCAGATGCACAAGCGCATGCTGGAGGCCGCAGAATCACTGACTCCCGAGGAGATCAAGGCAGTAATGCACTTCCTGGAGCGCATGCGGGAAGCCGTGGACACTGTCAATGCCAAGCCTGGTGTTCCCAGGCGGTAG
- a CDS encoding LCP family protein, producing MFGSRKSPGPEQESSSPLAYPGQGELYAASSRHSRPLGRAPRWVKALTAVVSVLLLGVLAFGGYWAWRLQSNISTSQLSAGGERTEGAVNDSTDRLQILVLGSDTRSGSNSQYGTADQSSGYGQSDVMMLLDISADNKHVNVVSFPRDLLVDVPACTDSKTNQTYPEQKSAMINSAMAQAGIGCAVDTVNKLTGLEVDHFMMADFNAVKELSNAVGGVEVCVTEAVSDPDSHLNLPAGTSQVQGDQALAFLRTRHAFANGGDLGRIQAQQGFLASLSRKLKSEGTLGNPQKVLTIADTITKNLTVDSGLASVPSLLTIANRLKNIDPANINFITTPTVPSPQDPNRLALDEPAASNFFKALRNSPDLSQPAPAAPETPAAPAAPAYDKSLQPVSIANGTGVTGRSKAIAGLLSDAGFTKLTQLPAQAQGQTMVYYSAGFEDVAADVAALFGLPASSVQQVANIQGVQLYAGTDFASGSKPAAPPSSADSSGSVVAQTGSDQKCQSANPLG from the coding sequence GTGTTCGGTTCCAGAAAATCTCCCGGCCCGGAACAGGAAAGCTCCAGCCCCCTTGCCTACCCTGGGCAAGGTGAGCTGTACGCCGCCAGTTCGCGCCACAGCCGGCCTCTTGGCCGTGCCCCGCGCTGGGTCAAGGCACTCACGGCAGTGGTGTCTGTCCTGCTTCTGGGCGTCCTGGCCTTCGGCGGCTACTGGGCCTGGCGCCTTCAGTCCAACATCAGCACCTCGCAGCTGTCCGCGGGCGGGGAGCGCACCGAAGGTGCCGTGAATGACAGCACAGACAGGCTGCAGATCCTGGTGCTGGGCTCGGACACGCGGAGCGGCAGCAACAGCCAGTACGGCACCGCGGACCAGTCCTCCGGCTACGGCCAGTCTGACGTGATGATGCTGCTGGACATCTCCGCGGACAACAAGCACGTCAACGTCGTCAGCTTCCCGCGCGACTTGCTGGTCGATGTTCCGGCGTGCACGGATTCCAAGACCAACCAGACGTATCCCGAGCAAAAGAGCGCCATGATCAACAGCGCCATGGCCCAAGCCGGAATCGGCTGCGCCGTGGATACGGTAAACAAGCTGACGGGCCTTGAGGTGGATCACTTCATGATGGCGGACTTCAACGCCGTCAAGGAGCTGTCCAATGCGGTTGGCGGCGTGGAGGTCTGCGTGACCGAAGCCGTCAGCGATCCCGATTCGCACCTGAACCTGCCAGCCGGAACCTCGCAAGTGCAGGGCGACCAGGCGCTGGCCTTCCTTCGTACCCGGCACGCGTTCGCGAACGGCGGGGACCTGGGCCGCATCCAGGCGCAGCAGGGCTTCCTTGCCTCGCTCAGCCGCAAGCTCAAGTCCGAGGGAACCCTTGGCAATCCGCAAAAAGTGCTGACCATCGCCGACACCATCACCAAGAACCTGACGGTGGACTCCGGTCTGGCCTCGGTCCCGTCCCTGCTGACCATCGCCAACCGGCTGAAGAACATCGATCCGGCCAACATCAACTTCATCACCACGCCCACGGTTCCCTCGCCGCAGGACCCCAACCGGCTGGCCCTGGATGAACCCGCCGCGTCCAACTTCTTCAAGGCGCTGCGCAACAGCCCGGACCTGAGCCAGCCTGCCCCGGCAGCACCCGAGACGCCGGCGGCGCCCGCGGCACCTGCCTATGACAAGTCGCTGCAGCCGGTCTCCATCGCCAACGGCACCGGGGTAACGGGCCGCAGCAAGGCGATCGCCGGGCTGCTGTCCGACGCCGGGTTCACCAAACTCACCCAGTTGCCGGCCCAGGCGCAGGGCCAGACCATGGTGTACTACTCCGCCGGGTTCGAGGACGTGGCAGCCGACGTTGCCGCGCTGTTCGGCCTGCCGGCCAGCAGCGTCCAGCAGGTTGCCAATATCCAGGGCGTGCAACTGTACGCCGGCACGGACTTTGCCTCAGGCAGCAAACCCGCCGCACCGCCGTCGTCCGCTGACTCTTCCGGAAGCGTGGTGGCGCAGACCGGCAGCGACCAGAAGTGCCAGTCGGCCAACCCGCTGGGGTAG
- a CDS encoding MFS transporter, which translates to MRTNGSAGGTLPAAAMTPIRFIVAFGIVSALMDMVYEGARSVTGPFLGALGASALLVSVVTGAGEAVALVLRLVFGRLADRPALRWALAISGYALTAVSVPLLGITDALWIACLLVLAERLGKAVRSPAKDTMLAEAGSALGRGKAFALHEALDQVGALVGPLLVGMALALSGNYGPGFLLLAVPGLAAMLVLFWLKRRVPDPAVYELAALQPKTLQPNALEPAGMEPAAAEPLDRARLDVEPGEATTVPGGTAGMPRQYWLYAAFSSLTMFGYATFGLLSFHVVATGLLPPALVPVLYAAAMAVDAVAALVSGWLFDRAGLRVLLVLPVLAAAVPWLGFSNNTALAVTGVLVWGAAMGVQESTMRAGVAGLAPAARRGSAYGMFTACYGLAWLAGSFLIGLLYEQSIFALAVTVTVVQAAALVIFAVVRPSRTGE; encoded by the coding sequence ATGCGCACCAACGGTAGCGCCGGGGGGACCCTTCCTGCAGCGGCCATGACCCCCATCCGCTTCATCGTGGCTTTCGGGATTGTCAGTGCGCTGATGGACATGGTGTACGAGGGCGCGCGCAGCGTCACCGGGCCGTTTCTTGGTGCGCTGGGGGCATCGGCGCTTCTGGTCAGTGTGGTCACCGGCGCCGGCGAGGCGGTGGCCCTGGTCCTCCGCCTGGTGTTCGGGCGCCTGGCTGACCGGCCCGCGCTGCGGTGGGCGCTCGCCATCAGTGGTTATGCCCTGACCGCGGTCTCCGTGCCCCTGCTCGGAATCACCGACGCACTCTGGATTGCCTGCCTGCTGGTCCTGGCCGAGCGTCTGGGCAAGGCCGTGAGGAGCCCGGCGAAGGACACCATGCTCGCGGAGGCCGGTTCCGCGCTGGGCAGGGGAAAAGCGTTCGCGCTGCATGAGGCGCTGGACCAGGTGGGCGCGTTGGTGGGGCCGCTGCTGGTGGGGATGGCCCTGGCGCTTTCCGGCAACTACGGGCCCGGGTTCCTGCTGCTGGCTGTGCCCGGGCTTGCGGCCATGCTGGTCTTGTTCTGGCTGAAACGCAGGGTTCCCGATCCTGCCGTTTACGAGCTCGCCGCTCTGCAGCCTAAGACACTGCAGCCTAATGCCCTGGAGCCGGCCGGTATGGAACCGGCTGCGGCGGAACCTCTTGATCGGGCGCGCCTTGACGTGGAACCCGGGGAAGCCACCACAGTTCCGGGCGGCACTGCCGGAATGCCGCGCCAGTACTGGCTCTACGCCGCCTTCAGCAGCCTGACGATGTTCGGCTACGCCACGTTCGGGCTGCTCTCATTCCACGTGGTGGCCACCGGGCTCCTGCCGCCGGCGCTGGTCCCGGTGCTCTACGCCGCGGCCATGGCGGTGGACGCCGTGGCCGCCCTGGTCTCCGGCTGGCTCTTTGACCGCGCGGGGCTGCGGGTCCTTCTGGTCCTGCCGGTGCTGGCCGCCGCAGTCCCGTGGCTTGGCTTCAGCAACAACACAGCACTCGCAGTGACAGGGGTGCTGGTGTGGGGGGCTGCGATGGGCGTGCAGGAAAGCACCATGCGCGCCGGCGTGGCGGGACTCGCTCCTGCAGCCCGGCGGGGGAGTGCCTACGGAATGTTCACCGCCTGCTACGGCCTGGCGTGGCTGGCCGGCAGCTTCCTGATCGGCCTGCTTTACGAACAGTCGATCTTCGCGCTTGCCGTCACCGTCACGGTGGTGCAGGCAGCCGCGTTGGTGATTTTCGCCGTCGTCCGTCCTTCCAGAACGGGGGAGTAG
- a CDS encoding arsenate reductase ArsC yields the protein MSTDPAAKPSVLFVCVHNAGRSQMAAAFLASLSRGAVEVRSAGSQPAEKVNPSAVEAMAEVGIDVSAEVPKMLTTEAVKESDVVITMGCGDECPVFPGKRYEDWELEDPAGKGVDSVRPIRDEIKARIEKLITELLPAQHADAQ from the coding sequence ATGAGTACCGATCCCGCCGCCAAGCCTTCCGTTCTGTTTGTTTGTGTCCACAATGCAGGCCGCTCCCAGATGGCGGCCGCTTTCCTGGCTTCGCTGTCGCGGGGAGCAGTGGAGGTGCGTTCCGCCGGGTCCCAGCCCGCCGAGAAGGTGAACCCGTCCGCGGTGGAGGCCATGGCGGAGGTTGGCATCGACGTCTCCGCGGAGGTCCCGAAGATGCTTACCACCGAGGCAGTGAAAGAATCGGACGTGGTGATCACTATGGGATGCGGTGACGAGTGTCCGGTTTTCCCGGGCAAGCGTTACGAGGACTGGGAGCTGGAGGATCCGGCCGGCAAGGGCGTTGACTCCGTTCGTCCGATCCGTGATGAGATCAAGGCACGCATCGAAAAACTGATCACCGAACTCCTGCCCGCGCAGCACGCGGACGCCCAGTAG
- a CDS encoding GAF and ANTAR domain-containing protein, protein MERLQDLVLKTPDMADLLHELVTLSAAALSVHSRLLCGVTMVRKKKPATVATSHPRVKAMDELQYAYGDGPCLTALRDLDTVYIPTLHEESRWPHYCATAWDEGIRSILSVPLPLEGEASAALNLYAAQTHAFSDEAIHKAEVHAGQASKALRLAVRLAQLAEDRDNLAAALESRTIIDLATGIIMAQNNCNQDTAIKVLRSASNTRNRKLRDVAALLVASVGKDPNVITHFD, encoded by the coding sequence GTGGAGCGTCTGCAGGACCTTGTCCTGAAGACGCCGGACATGGCGGATCTCCTCCATGAACTCGTGACCCTCTCCGCCGCAGCGCTTTCCGTCCACAGCAGGCTGCTCTGCGGCGTCACCATGGTGCGGAAGAAGAAACCTGCCACGGTCGCCACCAGCCACCCCCGGGTCAAGGCAATGGATGAGCTGCAGTATGCCTACGGCGACGGACCGTGCCTGACCGCCCTAAGGGACCTGGACACCGTCTATATACCCACGCTGCATGAGGAGAGCCGGTGGCCCCATTACTGCGCCACGGCCTGGGACGAAGGCATCCGCTCCATCCTCTCCGTTCCGCTGCCCCTGGAAGGGGAGGCAAGTGCAGCGCTCAATCTTTACGCCGCCCAAACACACGCGTTCAGCGATGAAGCAATCCACAAGGCGGAGGTGCATGCGGGCCAGGCATCCAAGGCGCTGCGTCTGGCCGTGCGCCTGGCCCAACTGGCAGAAGACCGGGACAACCTGGCCGCAGCACTTGAGTCGCGGACCATCATCGACCTGGCAACGGGAATCATCATGGCCCAGAACAACTGCAACCAGGACACCGCCATCAAGGTCCTGCGGAGCGCCTCCAACACCCGCAACCGCAAGCTTCGGGATGTGGCGGCCCTGCTCGTGGCGTCGGTGGGCAAGGACCCGAACGTCATTACGCACTTCGACTGA
- the trxB gene encoding thioredoxin-disulfide reductase has protein sequence MSKEQLIIIGSGPSGYTAAIYAARAGLNPLVLAGSVTAGGALMNTTEVENFPGFPGGVQGPELMDGLQQQAEKFGARIEYDDATSVDLKGPVKRVVTGGGETYEAKAVILATGSAYKELGLPEEKKFSGHGVSWCATCDGFFFREQDIIVVGGGDSAMEEATFLTRFGKSVTVVVRKGELRASRIMAQRAKDNPKISFAWNSAVTAIHGDGKVTGVTLTDTRTGETRQQDATGIFVAIGHLPRTDLVAGQVDLDEEGYIKVDSPTTCTNLPGVFACGDAVDHRYRQAITAAGTGCAAALDAERFLAALEDAASIATALVEEPTHS, from the coding sequence ATGAGCAAAGAACAGCTGATCATCATCGGCTCCGGCCCCTCCGGCTACACCGCCGCCATCTACGCCGCCCGCGCCGGCCTGAACCCCCTGGTGCTGGCCGGGTCCGTCACCGCCGGTGGCGCGCTGATGAACACCACCGAGGTGGAAAACTTCCCCGGCTTCCCGGGCGGTGTCCAGGGTCCGGAGCTGATGGACGGGCTGCAGCAGCAGGCGGAAAAGTTCGGCGCGCGCATTGAGTACGACGACGCCACGTCCGTTGACCTCAAAGGTCCGGTCAAGCGCGTGGTCACCGGCGGCGGGGAGACTTACGAGGCAAAGGCCGTCATCCTGGCCACCGGCTCCGCCTACAAGGAGCTCGGCCTGCCGGAGGAGAAGAAGTTCAGCGGCCACGGTGTTTCGTGGTGCGCCACCTGCGACGGGTTCTTCTTCCGTGAACAGGACATCATCGTGGTGGGCGGCGGCGACTCCGCCATGGAGGAAGCAACCTTCCTGACCCGCTTCGGCAAGTCCGTGACCGTCGTCGTGCGCAAGGGCGAACTCCGCGCCTCCCGCATCATGGCCCAGCGCGCCAAGGACAACCCCAAGATCAGCTTTGCCTGGAACTCAGCCGTCACGGCCATCCACGGCGACGGCAAGGTCACCGGCGTTACCCTCACGGACACCCGCACCGGGGAAACCCGGCAGCAGGACGCCACCGGCATCTTCGTGGCCATCGGCCACCTGCCCCGCACCGACCTCGTGGCCGGGCAGGTGGACTTGGACGAGGAAGGCTACATCAAGGTGGACTCGCCCACCACGTGCACCAACCTGCCCGGCGTCTTTGCCTGCGGTGACGCCGTGGACCACCGCTACCGCCAAGCCATCACGGCCGCCGGTACCGGCTGCGCCGCGGCCCTGGACGCGGAGCGCTTCCTCGCGGCGCTGGAGGACGCCGCCAGCATCGCCACCGCGCTGGTGGAGGAACCGACGCACAGCTAA
- a CDS encoding MFS transporter: protein MTSPDDPEPFSLRSIAVAAFGPTLLFGIGQGAILPVVALSARNLGASVAVAALIVTLIGLGSWFFNLPASLVTLRFGERWSIVGAAVAAGLALAAAAASSTLASNGLWLLAVAMAVVGMAGAVFGLARQKYLTEAVPVAFRARSLSTLGGVNRIGVFIGPFAGAAVMQFFGLAGAYWVGVVAMAAAALLSLTIPDLTTPEVQSGGEPGPQPTLRSVAVSHAGVFLSLGVGILLLSALRSSRQVVIPLWSDHLGMDATSASLIYGLSGAIDMLVFYPAGKLMDRKGRQWVAIPSTLLMGTALLLIPLTGSFVGLLLAALLIGFGNGISSGLVMTLGADFSPDRGRGQFLGLWRFMADAGSTGGPVLLSGVTALASLGPGISATGILGFAAAAVFAVVIPRLKHRRNY from the coding sequence ATGACTTCCCCGGATGACCCTGAGCCCTTCAGCCTGCGCAGTATCGCGGTTGCCGCATTCGGCCCCACGCTGCTTTTCGGGATCGGGCAAGGCGCCATCCTCCCGGTAGTGGCGTTGTCCGCCCGAAACCTGGGCGCATCGGTGGCAGTGGCGGCGCTGATCGTCACCCTGATCGGGCTGGGGTCCTGGTTCTTCAACCTGCCGGCGTCCCTGGTGACCCTCCGCTTCGGTGAACGCTGGTCGATTGTGGGCGCCGCCGTCGCTGCCGGCCTGGCGCTGGCAGCAGCCGCCGCCTCCTCCACTCTTGCCTCCAACGGGCTGTGGCTGCTCGCGGTGGCGATGGCCGTCGTCGGGATGGCCGGGGCGGTGTTCGGCCTGGCCCGGCAGAAGTACCTCACCGAGGCAGTGCCCGTGGCATTCCGCGCCCGGTCGCTGTCCACGCTGGGCGGCGTGAACCGCATCGGCGTATTCATCGGCCCGTTCGCGGGGGCCGCCGTGATGCAGTTCTTCGGCCTCGCCGGTGCCTACTGGGTGGGCGTGGTGGCCATGGCGGCCGCCGCGCTGCTGTCGCTCACCATTCCGGATCTGACGACGCCGGAGGTCCAATCAGGCGGCGAGCCCGGCCCCCAGCCCACGCTCCGGAGCGTGGCGGTCTCGCACGCGGGCGTGTTCCTTTCGCTGGGCGTGGGCATCCTGCTGCTCAGCGCGCTGCGGTCCTCCCGCCAGGTGGTGATTCCGCTCTGGTCTGACCACCTGGGGATGGACGCCACCTCGGCGTCCCTTATCTACGGGCTCTCCGGCGCGATAGACATGCTGGTGTTCTATCCCGCCGGGAAACTCATGGACCGCAAAGGCCGGCAGTGGGTGGCGATCCCGTCGACGCTGCTCATGGGAACCGCGCTGCTCCTGATCCCGCTCACCGGCTCCTTTGTGGGTCTGCTGCTGGCGGCGCTGCTGATCGGCTTCGGCAACGGCATCAGCTCCGGGCTGGTGATGACCCTGGGCGCCGACTTCTCGCCGGACCGTGGCCGGGGCCAGTTCCTGGGCCTCTGGCGGTTTATGGCTGACGCCGGATCCACCGGCGGCCCCGTCCTCCTCTCCGGGGTGACCGCGCTCGCCTCCCTGGGCCCGGGGATCTCAGCCACGGGCATCCTGGGGTTCGCGGCGGCGGCCGTGTTCGCCGTCGTGATTCCCCGCCTGAAGCACCGCCGCAACTACTGA
- a CDS encoding ANTAR domain-containing protein: MTQSLRIESQHAAEDAIEGAYGHKALIEQAKGIVMALQGVDGPAAFQVLATRSQHANTKLHIVAEELVNAAANGKAAGVLAAY; encoded by the coding sequence GTGACCCAGAGCCTGCGCATCGAATCCCAGCACGCGGCCGAGGACGCCATCGAGGGAGCCTACGGCCACAAGGCCCTGATCGAACAGGCCAAGGGCATTGTCATGGCGTTGCAGGGAGTGGACGGCCCTGCCGCATTCCAGGTCCTGGCCACCAGAAGCCAGCACGCCAACACCAAGCTGCACATCGTGGCCGAAGAACTGGTGAACGCGGCAGCGAACGGCAAGGCCGCCGGAGTCCTGGCCGCTTACTGA
- the ftsW gene encoding putative lipid II flippase FtsW, translating into MRPPARRRLGKLAVWLEDDSPGRLRPLILAVVLTLSAIGLVEVASASSVESVAAGNNPYDLPLKQAMWTVAGVVLMLVLARMPVRRIRWLGWPMLIGSLFALVLVFTPLGMTVNGNRNWISVGGFTAQPSEFAKLSLIVWGAWILDRKQALLGQWKHAVMPLAPAGALIMGIVALGHDLGTTLIIMMILAATMFYGGVRMKVFSVAGLICVAAALVLAATSGNRMGRISSWLGMGSDEDAQGMGYQAQHGAYALASGSWFGVGLGQSRQKWNWIPEAHNDFIFSILGEELGLAGTLLVLGLFATLAIAVFKTIARTTDTFSRIVACSVITWILGQAVINISMVSGLLPVIGVPLPFISYGGSAMVSSLAGIGVILAVTRPEGTVPPAGRSTRLGRALRRGAGSKRAAPERSGSTRVGSDRGGSNGSVKQAREHAHQR; encoded by the coding sequence ATGCGTCCTCCTGCCCGGCGCAGGCTGGGCAAACTGGCGGTGTGGCTGGAGGATGACTCGCCGGGCCGCCTGCGGCCGCTGATCCTGGCGGTGGTGCTAACGCTCTCTGCGATCGGACTCGTGGAGGTGGCATCGGCGTCGTCCGTGGAATCCGTGGCGGCAGGAAACAATCCGTACGATCTTCCCCTGAAGCAGGCCATGTGGACCGTGGCCGGCGTGGTGCTCATGCTGGTGCTGGCGCGGATGCCCGTGCGGCGGATCCGGTGGCTGGGCTGGCCGATGCTGATCGGTTCCCTGTTTGCCCTGGTACTGGTGTTCACGCCGCTTGGCATGACCGTGAACGGCAACCGGAACTGGATCAGCGTGGGTGGTTTCACCGCGCAGCCGTCCGAATTCGCCAAGCTCTCGCTGATTGTGTGGGGGGCCTGGATCCTGGACCGGAAGCAGGCCCTGCTGGGGCAGTGGAAGCACGCGGTCATGCCGCTGGCACCGGCCGGCGCACTGATTATGGGCATCGTGGCGCTGGGGCACGACCTGGGCACCACGTTGATCATCATGATGATCCTGGCTGCCACCATGTTCTACGGCGGCGTCCGGATGAAGGTGTTCTCCGTGGCCGGGCTCATCTGCGTGGCGGCAGCCCTGGTGCTTGCGGCCACCAGCGGCAACAGGATGGGCCGGATCTCCTCCTGGCTGGGCATGGGATCCGACGAGGACGCGCAGGGCATGGGCTACCAGGCGCAGCACGGCGCATACGCCCTGGCTTCGGGCAGCTGGTTCGGTGTGGGCCTGGGGCAGAGCCGGCAGAAGTGGAACTGGATCCCGGAAGCCCACAACGACTTCATCTTCTCCATCCTGGGGGAGGAACTCGGCCTGGCCGGAACGCTGCTGGTACTGGGCCTGTTCGCCACCCTGGCCATCGCCGTGTTCAAGACCATCGCCCGGACCACGGATACGTTCTCGCGGATCGTGGCCTGCAGCGTGATCACCTGGATCCTTGGGCAAGCAGTGATCAACATTTCCATGGTGAGCGGGCTGCTGCCCGTGATTGGTGTACCGCTGCCGTTCATCTCCTACGGCGGATCGGCGATGGTGTCCTCCCTGGCGGGAATCGGGGTGATCCTGGCGGTGACGCGTCCGGAAGGTACTGTTCCTCCCGCCGGCCGCAGTACCCGCCTGGGCCGGGCCCTCCGGCGCGGTGCCGGATCCAAGCGCGCTGCCCCTGAACGCTCCGGGTCAACCCGGGTTGGGTCTGACCGTGGCGGGTCGAATGGTTCGGTGAAGCAGGCCCGGGAGCATGCGCACCAACGGTAG
- a CDS encoding cation transporter: MTAPSMPGTGRRRVLSRRIRLFAAATITYNVIEAIAALWAGGAADSAALIGFGLDSVIEVASALALSWQFSAKDPERREHLTLRIIAVSFFALAAFVAADSVRSLAGGGEAQHSAPGIVIAALSLVIMPVLSWAQRRAGRELGSRTAVADSKQTLLCTYLSAVLLVGLVLNSTLGWWWADAGAALVIAGIAAREGINAWRGDACCAVPHRADAGEEQDDCCPGCATSTPDSASAQPLGLPTIRKG, from the coding sequence ATGACCGCCCCCAGCATGCCCGGCACGGGGCGTCGGCGGGTACTGAGCCGGCGGATCAGGCTGTTCGCGGCCGCCACCATCACGTACAACGTCATCGAGGCCATCGCTGCGCTGTGGGCCGGCGGCGCAGCCGATTCAGCCGCCCTGATCGGCTTCGGCCTGGACTCCGTAATCGAAGTAGCGTCCGCGCTGGCACTGTCCTGGCAGTTCTCCGCCAAGGATCCGGAGCGGCGTGAACACCTCACGCTGCGGATTATTGCCGTCTCCTTCTTCGCCCTGGCCGCGTTCGTGGCCGCGGATTCCGTCCGGTCCCTCGCCGGTGGCGGGGAAGCGCAGCACTCGGCGCCGGGCATCGTGATCGCGGCGCTGAGCCTGGTCATCATGCCCGTCCTGTCCTGGGCGCAGCGCCGGGCCGGTCGCGAACTCGGGTCCAGGACGGCCGTGGCGGACTCCAAGCAGACGCTTCTGTGCACGTACCTCTCCGCTGTGCTGCTGGTGGGCCTGGTCCTCAACAGCACCCTGGGCTGGTGGTGGGCCGATGCCGGCGCGGCACTTGTCATCGCGGGCATCGCCGCCCGTGAAGGCATCAACGCATGGCGCGGGGACGCCTGCTGTGCTGTCCCGCACCGGGCGGACGCCGGCGAAGAACAGGACGACTGCTGCCCAGGCTGTGCCACCTCCACCCCTGATTCAGCCTCCGCCCAGCCGCTGGGCCTGCCGACCATCAGGAAGGGCTGA
- a CDS encoding ANTAR domain-containing protein, whose amino-acid sequence MAVGPANIKGPERHGFLLDLVTGADGEERSLQMLADAAAHWVSTAAGAAIECAAVLHRQRSCPASAGSSPVAAGLAASEDEHGDGPTALGSALAAPTVINQAGVRWQAYRRRLADSGFGAALAVPLDLKPGSAGALVFLAPANVGFTAKVVNEAAWFAEVASHSLKLALDVHGVIRAGDNLKQVLESRTSIDVACGVLMAQNRCSYAEAFSKLAGTSRNRNLKVRSVADSILRAMPSGAPGTRFEPPAIA is encoded by the coding sequence GTGGCAGTTGGCCCGGCAAACATTAAAGGGCCCGAGCGGCACGGGTTCCTGCTGGACTTGGTAACAGGGGCCGACGGCGAGGAAAGGTCCCTGCAGATGCTCGCCGACGCCGCAGCCCACTGGGTCAGTACCGCGGCAGGTGCGGCGATCGAGTGCGCCGCAGTGCTGCACCGGCAGCGGTCCTGTCCCGCCTCGGCCGGAAGCTCACCGGTGGCGGCCGGCCTGGCAGCGTCAGAGGACGAGCACGGGGACGGTCCCACAGCGTTGGGTTCCGCACTGGCTGCGCCAACAGTGATCAACCAGGCCGGCGTGCGCTGGCAGGCTTACCGCAGGCGTCTGGCGGACAGCGGTTTCGGCGCAGCCCTTGCCGTCCCCCTGGATCTAAAGCCCGGTTCAGCCGGCGCCTTGGTCTTCCTGGCCCCGGCCAACGTCGGGTTCACCGCGAAGGTTGTCAACGAGGCGGCCTGGTTCGCCGAGGTGGCATCGCACAGCTTGAAGCTGGCACTGGACGTCCACGGAGTCATCCGTGCCGGCGATAACCTGAAGCAGGTCCTGGAGAGCAGGACCAGCATCGACGTTGCCTGCGGCGTACTCATGGCGCAGAACCGCTGCTCCTACGCGGAGGCCTTCAGCAAGCTGGCCGGCACCTCCCGGAACCGCAACCTCAAAGTCCGCAGCGTCGCGGACAGCATCCTCCGTGCCATGCCCAGCGGCGCGCCCGGCACGCGCTTCGAGCCTCCGGCCATCGCCTAG